A genomic segment from Streptosporangium roseum DSM 43021 encodes:
- a CDS encoding substrate-binding domain-containing protein gives MSDSRELKFRRLATQLRAEIRSGVWASGAKLPTEQELSHTREVSLTTVRRAVDELVEEGLVIRRQGAGTFVAEHAPAVRGGAALVGVVVPDTTLYYPKVLEGIEEALAAAGARLMLACSHYQPAEEEAALRRMLDSGVDGLLVVPTLIGRVDPAAVVDRLTSLPVPVVLIERGLDGADDPSEHVRTDHEAGGYAAVRHLAALGHSRLALLTRSGNPTSAPVGQGFTAAVTDLGLRAAEPFSAPQSEWNPRVADEQVRRVTAGGSTAVVCFGDREATLMVSAARRAGLAVPGDLAIVAYDDEIADLAEVPLTAVSPPKRHLGRHAAELLLRRLREPDLPMHRVRLRPGIVVRRSCGASSEEMTSD, from the coding sequence ATGTCGGATTCACGGGAGCTGAAGTTCCGCAGGCTCGCCACCCAGCTCCGCGCGGAGATCCGCTCGGGTGTCTGGGCGTCCGGCGCGAAGCTCCCCACCGAGCAGGAGCTTTCCCACACCCGTGAGGTCAGCCTCACCACGGTCCGCCGCGCGGTGGACGAGCTGGTCGAGGAGGGGCTCGTGATCCGGCGTCAGGGGGCGGGCACCTTCGTGGCCGAGCACGCCCCGGCCGTCCGGGGCGGGGCCGCGCTGGTCGGCGTGGTCGTGCCGGACACCACGCTCTACTACCCGAAGGTCCTGGAGGGCATAGAGGAGGCGCTGGCCGCCGCCGGGGCACGGCTGATGCTGGCCTGCTCCCACTACCAGCCGGCGGAGGAGGAGGCCGCGCTGAGGCGCATGCTCGACTCCGGCGTGGACGGCCTGCTCGTCGTCCCCACGCTCATCGGCCGGGTGGACCCGGCGGCCGTCGTCGACCGCCTCACCAGCCTGCCGGTGCCCGTCGTGCTGATCGAGCGAGGCCTGGACGGCGCCGACGACCCCAGCGAGCACGTCCGCACCGACCACGAGGCCGGAGGCTACGCGGCCGTGCGCCACCTGGCCGCGCTCGGCCACAGCCGGCTGGCCCTGCTCACCCGCTCGGGCAACCCCACCAGCGCACCGGTCGGCCAGGGCTTCACAGCCGCCGTGACCGACCTCGGCCTGCGGGCCGCGGAGCCGTTCTCCGCGCCGCAGAGCGAGTGGAACCCCAGGGTCGCCGACGAGCAGGTGCGCCGCGTCACCGCCGGGGGCTCCACCGCCGTCGTCTGCTTCGGCGACCGCGAGGCCACCTTGATGGTCTCCGCCGCCCGGCGGGCCGGCCTGGCCGTACCGGGCGATCTGGCGATCGTCGCCTACGACGACGAGATCGCCGATCTGGCCGAGGTGCCGCTCACCGCCGTATCCCCGCCCAAGCGCCACCTCGGCCGCCACGCGGCCGAGCTCCTGCTCCGCCGCCTGCGCGAGCCGGACCTGCCCATGCACCGGGTACGGCTGCGCCCCGGCATCGTCGTGCGCCGATCATGCGGCGCCTCCTCGGAAGAGATGACAAGTGACTGA
- a CDS encoding carbohydrate ABC transporter permease — MAMTRKFPGPSKLLGSPFAWLFALFSVAVAVWMLLTSLKSTRAIFAEPWSLPTTPQWDNYARAWTASDFAGATLNTVILVFGTAIATIALSAPAAYALSRILTRWNSGITAFFALGLGIPSQVIILPLYVMMNELYLVDSLTGLWILYVATSMPFTVFFLTGFFGSLPKELEEAAALDGASSNRTFWQIMLPLARSGIITAMILNIIQHWGETLFGLVFLQSEEKATLSLALLGFLQRMQYNGADWGGLFAGVCTVVLPVLACYIWLGRRIIEGMTLGSVK, encoded by the coding sequence ATGGCAATGACCCGTAAGTTCCCCGGCCCGTCCAAACTGCTCGGTTCGCCTTTCGCATGGCTGTTCGCCCTGTTCAGCGTGGCCGTCGCGGTGTGGATGCTGCTGACCTCGCTCAAGTCCACCCGCGCGATCTTCGCCGAGCCCTGGTCGCTGCCGACCACCCCGCAGTGGGACAACTACGCCCGCGCGTGGACCGCCAGCGACTTCGCCGGGGCCACCCTCAACACGGTGATCCTGGTCTTCGGCACGGCGATCGCCACGATCGCGCTGTCCGCTCCCGCGGCCTACGCGCTGAGCAGGATCCTGACCCGCTGGAACAGCGGCATCACGGCGTTCTTCGCGCTCGGCCTCGGCATCCCCTCGCAGGTCATCATCCTGCCGCTGTACGTGATGATGAACGAGCTCTACCTCGTCGACAGCCTGACCGGCCTGTGGATCCTCTACGTCGCGACCTCGATGCCGTTCACGGTCTTCTTCCTGACCGGCTTCTTCGGCTCGCTGCCCAAGGAACTGGAGGAGGCCGCGGCGCTCGACGGGGCCTCCTCCAACCGCACGTTCTGGCAGATCATGCTGCCGCTCGCGCGCAGCGGCATCATCACCGCGATGATCCTCAACATCATCCAGCACTGGGGCGAGACGCTGTTCGGCCTGGTCTTCCTGCAGAGCGAGGAGAAGGCCACGCTCTCCCTGGCGCTGCTGGGCTTCCTGCAGCGGATGCAGTACAACGGCGCCGACTGGGGCGGCCTGTTCGCCGGGGTCTGCACGGTCGTGCTGCCCGTCCTCGCCTGCTATATCTGGCTCGGCCGACGGATCATCGAGGGCATGACCCTCGGTTCAGTGAAATGA
- a CDS encoding carbohydrate ABC transporter permease, with amino-acid sequence MTATAVRETEPAQRQPAAPAAQGSPLARGRKRLFWPFIAPALVLYVVFYILPTLATAWISLNKWAGAGPMEFAGLDNYRRLLLDPVFQGSFANTLTILFAVGGATFALSFLLTMILRDMAGRKAVRAIIFFPNIISGIVLSILWGFLFQAEGVVNQALRAFGMDDPPNWLGTENLFSVIMIGLVWVQTGFFTTILMAAVDRIPKDLYEVCDLEGANAWQRFRHVTLPLMWDVVGVCAVLWSISAIKIFEFIYAFAGAAGQLPPTKVWNTALYAYAEAFASGVPKYGSAAATGMVMLALVGVLVVLLRRLFRRDTVQF; translated from the coding sequence ATGACCGCGACCGCCGTCCGCGAGACGGAGCCCGCCCAGCGGCAGCCGGCCGCCCCCGCGGCGCAGGGCAGCCCGCTCGCCCGGGGGAGGAAGCGGCTGTTCTGGCCGTTCATCGCCCCCGCGCTCGTCCTCTACGTCGTCTTCTACATCCTGCCGACGCTCGCCACCGCCTGGATCAGCCTCAACAAGTGGGCCGGGGCCGGGCCGATGGAGTTCGCCGGGCTCGACAACTACCGGCGGCTGCTGCTCGACCCGGTCTTCCAGGGCTCCTTCGCCAACACGCTGACGATCCTCTTCGCCGTCGGCGGCGCGACCTTCGCCCTCAGCTTCCTGCTGACGATGATCCTGCGCGACATGGCCGGGCGTAAGGCGGTCCGGGCGATCATCTTCTTCCCCAACATCATCTCCGGCATCGTGCTGTCGATCCTGTGGGGCTTCCTCTTCCAGGCCGAAGGCGTCGTCAACCAGGCGCTGCGGGCCTTCGGCATGGACGACCCGCCGAACTGGCTGGGCACCGAGAACCTCTTCTCCGTCATCATGATCGGCCTGGTCTGGGTGCAGACCGGCTTCTTCACCACGATCCTGATGGCCGCCGTGGACCGCATCCCGAAGGACCTCTACGAAGTGTGCGACCTGGAGGGCGCCAACGCCTGGCAGCGGTTCCGGCACGTGACGCTCCCCCTGATGTGGGACGTCGTCGGGGTCTGCGCGGTGCTCTGGAGCATCAGCGCGATCAAGATCTTCGAGTTCATCTACGCCTTCGCGGGCGCGGCGGGCCAGCTTCCGCCGACCAAGGTGTGGAACACCGCCCTGTACGCCTACGCCGAGGCCTTCGCCAGCGGCGTGCCCAAGTACGGCTCCGCCGCCGCGACCGGCATGGTCATGCTCGCCCTGGTCGGCGTGCTGGTCGTGCTGCTGCGCCGGCTGTTCCGCCGTGACACGGTCCAGTTCTGA